A genomic region of Pseudopipra pipra isolate bDixPip1 chromosome W, bDixPip1.hap1, whole genome shotgun sequence contains the following coding sequences:
- the LOC135405412 gene encoding olfactory receptor 14J1-like produces MSNSSSMPQFLLLALADRRELQLLHFWLFLAISLAALLANGLILSAVACDHHLHTPRYFFLLHLSLTDLGCICTTVPKAMHNFLWNTRTITYTGCAAQVFVYIIFLRAEFSLLTIMCYDRYVAICKPLHYGTLLGSRACAHMAAAAWTAGFLIALLHTPSTFSLPLCQGNALDQFFCEIPHILKLSCSHSGYLRELGLIVFSACLMIGCFIFIVFSYVQIFRAVLRIPSQQGRHKAFSTCLPHLAVVSLFLSTLFFSYLKPPSISSPSLDLIVSLMYSVVSPTLNPLIYSLRNQELKDAMRKLITGCFSEAINSPSSPCYVPH; encoded by the coding sequence atgtccaacagcagctccatgccccagttcctcctcctggcactcgcagacaggagggagctgcagctcctgcacttctggctcttcctggccatctccctggctgccctcctggccaatggcctcatcctcagcgccgtagcctgtgaccaccacctgcacacccccaggtaCTTCTTCCTactccacctctccctcacagacctgggctgcatctgcaccactgtccccaaagccatgcacaatttccTCTGGAACACCAGAACCATcacctacacaggatgtgctgcacaggtttttGTCTACATAATCTTTCTtagagcagagttttccctcctcaccatcatgtgctacgaccgctacgttgccatctgcaaacccctgcactacgggaccctcctgggcagcagagcttgtgcccacatggcagcagctgcctggactGCTGGGtttctcattgctctgctgcacacacccagtacattttccctgcccctgtgccagggcaatgccctggaccagttcttctgtgaaatcccacacatcctcaagctctcctgctcacactcaggctacctcagggaacttGGGCTTATTGTGTTTAGTGCCTGTTTAATGATTgggtgtttcattttcattgttttctcctatgtgcagatcttcagggctgtgctgaggatcccctctcagcagggacggcacaaagccttttccacgtgcctccctcacctggctgtggtctccctgttcctcagcacgTTATTCTtttcctacctgaagcccccctccatctcctccccatcccttgaTCTTATTGTGTCACTCATGTACTCAGTGGTATCTCcaacactgaaccccctcatctacagcctgaggaaccaggagctcaaggatgccatgaGGAAGCtgataactgggtgtttttcagaagcaataaactctccttcttctccatgttatgtacctcattaa